From Danaus plexippus chromosome 11, MEX_DaPlex, whole genome shotgun sequence, the proteins below share one genomic window:
- the LOC116765652 gene encoding mucin-2-like — protein sequence MRRQARFTVGGTLVARTASALQVWLWLLLFVFQNEFRISGSIQPGYLDFDNLPDTNFTCTGKVIGGYYADLETSCQMFHVCTVGQHEEPMDIKFLCLNGTVFDQETRVCERVDEVDCTKSEKFYSLNLELYGSTAPPIIQPEIPETKLQPKPTESSNTQTSNKPTTTDLSDPFTNDLSTIPDKTQNQSSETIDSTEDPIQEIKQDDNKNSASYSNLQSKQEENKKDYEEDDDSIDDDDVEYEEDIAPPLSSTTAEGITSTSTTTRKPSTSQLPPLSTVSPSSPPTPIPHFITSSTPSISSYSPQIPSIKPSIIPSSTLDPSLLSPQEFIYRHRGPGSEAISFQRQSFRPADGIYITHAPPQQFDHFQYESSRTAPRPSRPVPFVQRPQPTPFRPTTADPRDQILRPGQSSQSSERLETTVKHRHQNYPQHLPPQQPLPFNPFYYDRKRSEDSSQENESSLSARSVPPLTVTERNLPKPKSPPRVIVTASASVSDSNGKRLNYTVGNVVNAVKPIVAINYDDYKESDLIFDPFFLDVPKLQSRRKTRSSNIRKIVNVPMTATMSAKNIKEKVLPTIHKAKPIKMTSTSTTTTTTAAWNPEDYVDDNYEPHSYYIPPPPPLAVLVTDIKIMKQDRLLNDVIGIKSNYNKVDISKEQAKPTSSIAHEISSQSVGTEATLPVTSPIPIEAPACITSRSSDCRIRA from the exons ATGCGGCGGCAGGCTCGGTTTACAGTCGGCGGCACGCTTGTAGCGCGTACCGCCTCTGCTTTACAAG tttggcTGTGGTTGCTactgtttgtttttcaaaatgaATTCCGGATATCAGGGTCCATTCAACCAGGA tatttGGACTTTGACAACCTCCCAGACACGAATTTCACATGCACTGGCAAAGTGATTGGGGGTTATTATGCTGATTTGGAGACTTCATGTCAGATGTTCCACGTGTGCACCGTCGGTCAGCACGAAGAACCTATGGATATCAAATTCCTTTGCCTCAACGGCACTGTGTTTGATCAG GAAACGAGAGTCTGCGAAAGAGTAGACGAAGTCGACTGTACAAAGTCTGAAAAGTtctatagtttaaatttagaattgtACGGAAGTACTGCACCTCCCATTATACAACCTGAAATACCAGAAACTAAATTACAACCAAAACCTACAGAATCATCGAATACACAAACATCCAATAAACCCACCACAACCGACCTATCAGATCCATTTACTAATGACTTGTCTACTATACCTGATAAGACACAAAATCAGTCTTCGGAAACCATAGATTCTACTGAAGACCCAATCCAGGAAATAAAACAGGATGATAACAAAAATTCTGCATCTTACTCCAATTTGCAATCTAAACaagaagaaaataagaaaG ATTATGAAGAGGATGATGACAGTATCGATGATGATGACGTCGAATATGAAGAAGACATCGCACCGCCTTTGAGTTCAACAACTGCTGAAGGAATCACTTCTACATCTACCACAACTCGAAAGCCGTCAACGAGCCAATTGCCACCACTATCGACAGTGTCACCATCGTCGCCACCCACTCCTATACCGCATTTTATTACTTCGTCTACGCCATCTATTTCTTCTTATTCACCTCAAATACCCTCAATAAAACCATCCATAATACCGTCATCAACTTTAGACCCTTCATTACTTTCACCTcaagaatttatatatcgGCATCGAGGTCCAGGATCTGAAGCCATATCCTTTCAAAGACAAAGTTTTCGTCCGGCTGATGGCATATATATAACTCATGCCCCGCCACAGCAGTTTGACCATTTCCAATACGAATCTTCAAGAACTGCACCTCGCCCATCACGTCCAGTGCCATTTGTGCAGCGTCCACAGCCGACGCCTTTTCGTCCAACTACAGCTGATCCACGAGACCAAATATTACGGCCTGGTCAAAGTTCACAATCTTCTGAAAGGTTAGAAACTACAGTGAAACATCGCCATCAAAATTACCCACAACATTTACCCCCGCAGCAACCATTACCTTTTAatccattttattatgatCGCAAACGCAGTGAGGATTCCAGCCAAGAAAATGAATCTTCACTATCAGCAAGATCTGTACCACCCCTTACAGTAACAGAACGTAATCTGCCCAAACCAAAAAGCCCACCACGTGTTATAGTGACGGCTAGTGCATCTGTAAGCGACAGTAACGGCAAAAGGTTGAACTATACCGTCGGTAATGTGGTTAATGCAGTTAAGCCAATCGTGGCAATAAACTACGATGATTATAAAGAATCTGACCTCATATTTGACCCATTCTTTCTCGATGTGCCAAAACTACAATCACGAAGGAAGACTAGATCAagtaatattagaaaaatagttAATGTCCCAATGACAGCAACCATGtctgcaaaaaatattaaagaaaaggtTTTACCGACAATTCATAAGGCGAAACCTATTAAAATGACTTCAACTTCTACAACAACCACAACCACAGCAGCCTGGAATCCCGAGGACTATGTTGATGATAATTATGAACcacattcatattatattccaCCACCTCCACCTTTAGCAGTGTTAGTTacggatataaaaattatgaaacaagACAGATTATTGAACGATGTTATTGGGATTAAATCGAATTATAACAAGGTTGACATATCCAAGGAACAAGCCAAACCGACGTCTTCTATAGCGCATGAAATCTCTAGTCAAAGTGTGGGTACTGAGGCTACTTTGCCGGTCACCTCACCGATTCCTATCGAGGCTCCCGCTTGCATTACTTCGCGCTCTTCTGACTGTCGGATTCGTGCCTAA